Genomic window (Osmerus eperlanus chromosome 26, fOsmEpe2.1, whole genome shotgun sequence):
ctccccccaaaggAGGACCGTAACACCCCAGGTAAGCTGAGGCTTATTCAGGGGAGGGAATGTGGAGAgacaggggcagggggaggaggggagctgggaTTTAATACAGTGTGATTTCTTACAGAGAGGTGAGACTTTTAGAGCCTgccgtgcacacatacacactcagacacacacacactcagacacacacagctctggttCACACCACCTCTCTACACACTCCAGAACGGCTGCACCCAATCATGAGGATGTGAAAGTTATATGGACGAAAGTAAACCTGAAGAAAAATGGGGAAAATGttgatttttgttttgttttgaactccttcacacacacatacatattcaaACGAGCATACTGAACGGCACACCcatcctgaccctaaccctgaccctaaccctgaccctaaccctgaccctaaccctgagctctctcctccaggtgtgATGAcccttgccccccctccctccccagagggGGGGCTCTCGGGAACAGATGAATTAGAGAAAACCTCCACACCTGTTAACCGTACagcccacaccccccacagccccacacctgcaccccacactgtcaccacacacacacgccccacacctgcaccccacactgtcaccacacacacacaccccacacctgcaccccacactgtcaccacacacacacgccccacacctgcaccccacactgtcaccacacacacacaccccagccccccGCCTCACCCTCCTAAAAAACATTCAACCAcatcctcccccagcctggccacccctccccccacctccccccaggaCCTCCCGCCCTCcgccctccagacctccagcccagagcagtctgcccacccccccagcagcagccccccagcccaggccaAGACCCAGGacgacagcccccctcagctCAACGTAGGGGATGGTGAGCAGAGACACGCATCCCTCACTCAAGTAGAACAGTCCCACTTTTTTttgtaaactttttttcaaaaatatatttttaacctttcaatttttttttcaaaacttttgggGAAAccagccctaaccctcctcaACACAACATAGCTCTGATTGTGGGCTAGTGCGATGGTAGCTTCAGATCTACTGGGttgggaatctgtgtgtgtgttcgtgtgtgtgtcgaggcaggaACAGACTTGTACAAGGAAACAAAGAACAACATGGTCTTTGTTGAGATGCCAGCTCAGCCCggggtcacaaacacacactttgcgcacacacacacacacatgcaaacatgctCGTATACTACATCAGTGTCATTTTTAGTTTTCTGTCCtgttcatgtgttcatatgtgcgtCAGCGGAGGCTGACCCGGTAAGCTCCGCCCCCAGTCTGGACCCCCTGCTGGCTGG
Coding sequences:
- the LOC134013047 gene encoding uncharacterized protein LOC134013047, with the protein product MENTVHAALHALLLLSLVSRVTGQDPSVAPQKEHRVLGRPHADSSPSGGSLSPFKGLNNTNTTSNTSSNITSITSNTTSITSSNITSITSNTTSITSNITNNIANTSTMATVEPPLPPKEDRNTPGVMTLAPPPSPEGGLSGTDELEKTSTPVNRTAHTPHSPTPAPHTVTTHTRPTPAPHTVTTHTHPTPAPHTVTTHTRPTPAPHTVTTHTHPSPPPHPPKKHSTTSSPSLATPPPTSPQDLPPSALQTSSPEQSAHPPSSSPPAQAKTQDDSPPQLNVGDAEADPVSSAPSLDPLLAGLVAAFIITAIIITLLVFIKLRRRDNRPEFRRLQDLPMDDMMEDSPLYSY